In one bacterium genomic region, the following are encoded:
- a CDS encoding DUF1614 domain-containing protein codes for MIFIPFGIILLLIILFFTGIFLTLWMLGLIPFAFAKLGISPQTAIFLYLFTLIGSFINIPLAKQTSYTLRRNYWFVIPEVQETIVGINVGGAIIPVIVSLYLLTKINPIQCIIPVIIMAFICKSLTRVIPGRGFVMPAFIPPIVAILLSYTFYPENPAACAYVTGTLGTLIGADLMNLHKIKNLHSTLVSIGGAGVFDGIFLTGILSALLV; via the coding sequence ATGATTTTTATACCCTTTGGTATCATTCTGCTTTTAATAATTCTATTTTTCACAGGTATTTTCCTAACTTTATGGATGCTGGGCTTAATTCCTTTCGCTTTTGCAAAACTGGGAATTAGTCCTCAAACTGCCATTTTCCTTTACCTCTTTACCTTAATTGGAAGCTTCATTAATATACCATTAGCAAAACAAACATCCTATACCCTGAGGAGAAACTACTGGTTTGTTATCCCTGAAGTTCAAGAAACCATAGTTGGTATTAATGTGGGTGGTGCTATAATACCAGTAATAGTTTCTCTTTACCTCCTCACTAAAATCAATCCCATTCAATGCATAATCCCTGTAATCATTATGGCGTTCATCTGTAAATCCCTGACAAGAGTTATTCCCGGAAGAGGATTCGTAATGCCTGCATTTATACCACCAATTGTGGCAATCCTGTTATCTTATACCTTTTATCCCGAGAATCCAGCAGCCTGCGCCTATGTCACCGGCACTCTTGGTACCCTTATAGGAGCAGACTTGATGAATTTACATAAGATTAAAAATTTGCACAGTACATTAGTAAGTATTGGCGGTGCCGGAGTCTTCGACGGAATATTTCTAACAGGGATTCTTTCCGCTCTTCTGGTGTAA
- the purH gene encoding bifunctional phosphoribosylaminoimidazolecarboxamide formyltransferase/IMP cyclohydrolase yields MKPFALVSVYYKEGVEELVHALKEAGYGILSTGGTLKYLKGKGFDVTSVEEITGFQESPGGRVKTLHPGIFGGILARRNNSEDLQFLERHNFPLIDFVVVNLYPFSEKLNLDLEALLEFIDIGGVSLIRAASKNYLWVTLVCDPSDYKWVSEKIKNGSLSIDDRKNLALKGFRKVIEYDSEIYSELSKRFEMDDVFIAGAFYKAFDLRYGENPHQEGAVFYNSTFKDTFLKRIELLWGIELSYNNILDLYSAWQVADEFKDPACAIIKHNVPCGVGIGENLEEAFWKALKSDEESAYGGIVAFNGLIDEKLASLLNDFFFEVLVAPDYEKEAIEILRKKKKRRVVRVKEGGHFPLEYRFVDRDLLVQKKDTRELKREDLKVVAGEFDESWFKDVYFGDKVVKHVKSNAIVLVKDGMTVGIGGGQTSRVEAMRIALRKAGERAKDSILISDGFFPFSDSIELAHSHGIMLVVEPGGSKRDQEVIDKAKELGINLVFTGIRRFRH; encoded by the coding sequence ATGAAACCTTTCGCGCTTGTCAGTGTTTATTATAAGGAGGGCGTAGAGGAACTCGTACATGCCTTGAAGGAAGCGGGCTACGGCATTCTTTCAACGGGAGGAACCCTTAAATACCTGAAGGGCAAGGGATTTGATGTTACCAGTGTTGAGGAAATAACGGGCTTTCAAGAATCCCCGGGAGGAAGAGTTAAAACCCTTCACCCTGGAATCTTTGGTGGTATCCTTGCTCGAAGAAATAATAGCGAGGATTTACAATTCCTTGAAAGACATAACTTTCCCCTTATAGATTTTGTTGTTGTCAATCTGTATCCTTTTAGTGAAAAGTTAAATCTTGACCTTGAAGCCCTTCTTGAATTCATTGACATCGGAGGAGTTTCACTTATAAGAGCTGCTTCAAAGAATTACTTATGGGTCACCCTTGTTTGCGACCCTTCAGATTATAAATGGGTTTCAGAGAAAATTAAAAATGGCAGTTTGTCTATTGATGATAGAAAAAATCTTGCCCTCAAAGGATTTAGAAAGGTGATTGAGTATGATAGTGAGATTTACAGCGAGCTCTCGAAGAGATTTGAAATGGATGATGTCTTTATTGCTGGAGCTTTTTATAAGGCCTTTGACTTAAGATACGGTGAAAATCCACACCAAGAGGGAGCGGTTTTTTACAATTCTACCTTTAAAGATACTTTTTTAAAGAGGATTGAACTTCTCTGGGGCATAGAGCTTTCATATAATAACATTCTCGACCTTTACTCCGCGTGGCAGGTAGCAGATGAGTTTAAAGATCCAGCCTGTGCTATAATCAAGCATAATGTCCCCTGTGGTGTGGGAATTGGAGAAAATCTGGAAGAGGCTTTCTGGAAGGCTTTGAAATCAGACGAAGAATCTGCCTATGGCGGAATTGTTGCCTTCAACGGTTTAATAGATGAAAAACTTGCCAGTTTGCTAAATGACTTCTTTTTTGAAGTTCTGGTGGCACCCGACTACGAGAAGGAAGCTATTGAAATTCTTAGGAAAAAGAAGAAAAGAAGAGTTGTAAGGGTGAAGGAAGGAGGCCACTTTCCCTTGGAATACCGATTCGTGGATCGGGATTTACTCGTTCAAAAGAAAGACACGAGGGAATTAAAAAGAGAGGATTTGAAGGTAGTGGCAGGGGAGTTTGATGAAAGCTGGTTTAAGGACGTTTATTTCGGTGATAAAGTTGTTAAACATGTAAAGTCTAATGCCATAGTCCTCGTTAAAGATGGAATGACCGTGGGAATCGGTGGTGGTCAAACGAGCAGGGTGGAGGCTATGCGAATTGCTCTTAGAAAGGCGGGAGAAAGGGCAAAGGATTCAATCCTTATTTCTGATGGATTTTTCCCTTTCAGTGATAGTATAGAGCTTGCTCACAGCCATGGGATCATGCTTGTCGTTGAGCCGGGAGGCTCTAAAAGAGACCAAGAAGTAATTGATAAAGCAAAGGAACTGGGAATCAACCTTGTTTTCACTGGAATAAGGCGATTCAGGCATTAG
- the lnt gene encoding apolipoprotein N-acyltransferase — translation MQRLFLIILSFIFYVLSFPPFKLYPFAFFSLVPLFLAIKDLEKSHIILLGLAFFYPFWFYHTHWILNMKVEPETKPWLVGGLIILPAYLSMFNIVPLLGIKNKHRVLLVPSLWVIFEYIRSSFYTGFPWINIAYSQLENPYFRMLNSIGGIYFTGFLIVLFSTLLFQFWDTAKKVYLYFFIALMLACHIVGAALYYKEENPESTTKILIFQPNILPREENNISEWLEVEKSYRKLLKEVKDTFDLVVLPESALPGYFRYSLKARSIIDSLSRITKAPVLLGSADVYFNGKRKVYNTAFLVYQDSIIGQYNKIHLVPFGEWLPYENKIKFLQKLEFGQGDFSPGDSIVLLHVNGIPFGTLICFESIFPYISRRYTMKGAGFLVNITSDGWYGKSLGPKEHFELLRFRAIEAGKYVARSAKTGISAIIDPKGRIITSLGLFEWGYISSTIGIYYTKTPYAKFGDFIVIISLIITCVVLVLSKRRKF, via the coding sequence ATGCAAAGACTTTTCTTAATTATTCTATCCTTTATTTTTTACGTCCTATCCTTTCCACCCTTTAAACTCTATCCCTTTGCCTTCTTTTCACTCGTACCTCTATTTCTGGCAATAAAAGACCTCGAAAAGTCACACATCATACTTCTTGGCCTTGCATTCTTCTATCCTTTCTGGTTTTACCACACCCATTGGATACTAAACATGAAAGTAGAACCTGAGACAAAGCCTTGGCTGGTTGGTGGACTTATCATCCTTCCCGCTTATCTATCCATGTTCAACATCGTCCCCCTCCTTGGAATAAAAAACAAACACAGGGTTTTACTTGTTCCATCGCTCTGGGTTATCTTTGAATACATTCGCAGTTCTTTTTATACAGGGTTCCCGTGGATTAACATTGCTTACTCACAGCTCGAAAACCCATATTTTAGAATGCTCAATTCTATAGGTGGTATTTATTTCACGGGCTTTCTGATAGTCCTTTTCTCCACTTTATTATTCCAATTCTGGGATACAGCAAAAAAAGTTTACCTTTACTTTTTTATCGCGCTTATGCTTGCCTGTCATATTGTAGGTGCCGCTTTGTACTATAAAGAAGAAAATCCTGAAAGTACCACGAAAATTTTGATTTTTCAGCCAAACATACTCCCAAGAGAAGAAAATAACATAAGCGAATGGCTTGAAGTTGAGAAGTCCTATAGAAAACTCCTAAAAGAAGTAAAGGATACCTTTGACCTTGTTGTCCTTCCAGAATCGGCTCTTCCGGGGTATTTCCGATATTCATTAAAAGCCCGGAGTATCATTGATTCACTCTCAAGAATCACAAAAGCCCCCGTTCTTCTTGGAAGTGCAGATGTTTATTTCAACGGTAAAAGAAAAGTATACAATACCGCCTTTCTCGTATATCAAGACTCCATCATTGGTCAATACAACAAAATTCACTTAGTACCTTTTGGAGAGTGGCTTCCCTACGAAAACAAGATCAAATTTTTGCAAAAGCTGGAATTCGGGCAGGGTGATTTCTCCCCAGGCGATTCCATTGTATTACTTCACGTTAATGGCATCCCCTTTGGAACTCTGATCTGCTTTGAATCCATTTTCCCTTATATTTCACGCCGTTACACTATGAAAGGTGCCGGATTCCTCGTTAACATTACCAGTGACGGATGGTATGGAAAATCTCTGGGCCCAAAAGAACATTTTGAACTTCTAAGATTTAGGGCTATCGAAGCGGGTAAATACGTTGCAAGGTCAGCAAAAACTGGCATATCAGCAATTATCGATCCCAAGGGAAGGATTATTACATCCCTTGGATTGTTTGAATGGGGGTATATATCTTCTACCATCGGAATTTATTACACAAAGACCCCTTATGCGAAATTTGGTGACTTTATCGTTATAATTAGTCTTATAATAACTTGTGTTGTGCTTGTACTTTCAAAAAGGAGGAAGTTTTAA
- the tsaB gene encoding tRNA (adenosine(37)-N6)-threonylcarbamoyltransferase complex dimerization subunit type 1 TsaB, with amino-acid sequence MISIFIGNLSSCPSLLLSYNHKKEYFIKSSIKYSHQENIILLIDSLLKLKKATPEDIEELIIYEGPGLFTSLRIGYAVAKAFYLKKPNYKLYTIKSLDALAITKGPDKGHYIPCLPAQKGEVFYALYESKKRISEIGIEKIENLKANYPDYEIGYFPEFPDADALYEAFIELKDQLKPVKPVEAEPFYVRLPDAYSKIRRNNQ; translated from the coding sequence ATGATTTCAATTTTTATAGGAAATCTTTCAAGTTGTCCATCTCTTCTTTTGTCATATAACCACAAAAAAGAGTATTTCATAAAATCTTCCATTAAATACTCGCATCAGGAAAATATAATTCTTCTCATTGATTCCCTTTTAAAATTAAAAAAGGCGACCCCTGAGGATATTGAAGAACTTATTATTTACGAAGGGCCTGGATTATTTACAAGTCTGAGGATTGGGTACGCAGTGGCAAAGGCCTTCTATCTTAAAAAACCAAACTACAAACTTTACACCATAAAATCCCTCGATGCCCTTGCTATTACAAAAGGTCCAGACAAAGGGCATTACATTCCCTGTCTTCCTGCTCAAAAAGGGGAAGTCTTTTACGCGCTGTATGAATCAAAAAAAAGAATTTCAGAAATTGGCATTGAAAAAATTGAGAATCTGAAGGCTAACTATCCCGATTACGAAATTGGGTACTTTCCTGAATTTCCTGATGCGGACGCGCTTTACGAAGCTTTCATAGAGTTAAAGGATCAGTTAAAACCTGTTAAGCCTGTGGAAGCGGAGCCTTTTTACGTAAGGCTACCGGATGCATATTCAAAAATCAGGAGGAATAATCAATGA
- a CDS encoding phospholipase D-like domain-containing protein, translating to MKRFHKIIKLFTVLSFLAFVPFSYAQELITNGSFEDWSGGLPTGWLKESGVNITQTTTPVYDGNYSVGLEATGTTNAGIYQDVPVTPGVSYTFKVALYAVAGTGYSGIGFLISWYTSSDSFISSTEVKYADVLNLWVVDSIVYTAPDSAGYARLRIRCYANGALGGYADKASFYRTDSPPQGSPPSFASIARSPEYPDPDQPFNVIAQVNDPDGDLQSCELHCSVNFGAFQIIAPDSGQNSTYYFTISGQPNGSLVRYYLVASDQYHTVYSDTFGFQVGGFSFTVYFENNDLFGKLGEFIHNATYSLDCCYYEIFNNVIVDSLIAAKGRGVRIRIITDTSYYDREEIKRLKDNGIPVIHEGVGDNSTDHIMHNKFIVRDFGDNDPSNDFVWTGSFNAGDYLHVDNVLIIKSAEVAEAYTQEFNQMWGSSAEEPDTLASRTGTRKSDVLTEHCFVSGNDTVWVYFSPQDDPIQYVCSFASRARSSISYLIYSFTRGDLRDTLISLHSRGISVRGVHEDNVSLSPVFDSLQRAGLDVYWANVSSPYNLLHAKVMIIDTTYVITGSMNWSNNGTGYNDENLVIIRNSEIARLYWDWFKVHFTEAGGTWVSPNSVQGEILLLHRIPSQVWLGFQGLIW from the coding sequence ATGAAAAGATTCCACAAAATTATTAAATTATTCACAGTATTGAGTTTTTTGGCTTTTGTCCCTTTCTCCTATGCACAGGAACTTATAACTAATGGAAGTTTTGAGGATTGGAGTGGAGGGTTACCAACAGGCTGGCTTAAGGAAAGCGGAGTTAATATAACTCAAACAACCACACCGGTGTACGATGGAAATTACAGCGTGGGTTTGGAAGCGACAGGGACTACTAACGCCGGTATATATCAAGATGTCCCTGTTACTCCAGGTGTTTCTTACACATTTAAAGTAGCCCTTTATGCTGTGGCTGGGACTGGATATAGTGGAATTGGCTTTCTAATTAGCTGGTATACATCGAGTGATTCATTTATATCATCAACAGAAGTTAAATATGCAGATGTTTTAAATTTATGGGTTGTTGATTCCATTGTTTATACTGCTCCGGACAGTGCCGGTTATGCCCGTCTCAGGATCAGGTGCTATGCCAATGGCGCCTTAGGGGGCTATGCAGATAAGGCATCTTTTTACCGAACGGATTCTCCCCCTCAGGGTTCACCTCCCAGCTTTGCTTCGATAGCGAGAAGTCCGGAATACCCTGACCCTGATCAACCTTTTAACGTTATTGCACAGGTTAATGACCCTGATGGGGATCTGCAGTCATGCGAACTCCACTGCAGTGTTAATTTCGGCGCATTTCAAATCATTGCCCCGGACTCTGGGCAAAATTCAACTTATTACTTTACGATTTCTGGCCAACCCAATGGAAGCCTTGTAAGGTATTATCTCGTAGCCAGTGATCAGTATCATACGGTTTACTCCGACACCTTCGGATTTCAGGTGGGTGGATTTTCCTTCACAGTATATTTTGAAAACAATGATCTTTTTGGCAAACTGGGCGAGTTTATACACAACGCTACCTACTCTCTTGATTGCTGCTATTATGAGATCTTTAATAATGTGATTGTAGATTCACTCATAGCAGCGAAAGGGCGCGGGGTAAGAATCAGAATAATAACAGATACAAGCTATTACGATAGAGAAGAAATCAAGAGGTTGAAGGATAACGGAATCCCGGTTATTCACGAAGGAGTAGGTGACAATTCGACAGATCACATTATGCACAATAAGTTTATTGTGAGAGATTTTGGAGATAATGATCCCTCCAATGATTTCGTATGGACGGGAAGCTTCAACGCAGGAGATTATTTACACGTAGATAATGTTTTGATAATCAAGAGCGCGGAGGTAGCTGAAGCATACACTCAGGAGTTTAATCAGATGTGGGGGAGTTCAGCGGAAGAACCCGACACCCTCGCTTCTCGAACCGGGACAAGAAAGAGTGACGTGCTTACAGAACATTGCTTTGTCTCAGGGAATGACACGGTTTGGGTTTATTTCTCGCCTCAGGATGATCCCATTCAATATGTTTGCAGTTTTGCTTCAAGGGCAAGATCTTCAATTTCCTATCTCATTTATAGCTTTACCAGGGGAGATTTAAGAGATACCCTGATTTCCCTTCACAGCCGTGGGATTTCAGTCCGTGGGGTTCATGAAGATAATGTGAGTTTAAGTCCGGTATTTGATAGCCTTCAGAGAGCTGGACTTGATGTCTACTGGGCAAATGTTTCTTCGCCTTACAATCTTTTGCATGCTAAGGTCATGATTATTGATACGACCTATGTGATAACGGGTTCAATGAACTGGTCAAACAATGGAACGGGTTATAATGATGAGAACTTGGTAATAATTAGGAATTCAGAGATTGCGAGGTTGTACTGGGACTGGTTCAAGGTTCATTTTACGGAGGCGGGGGGTACTTGGGTATCCCCGAATTCAGTTCAAGGAGAGATATTATTGCTTCACCGAATCCCTTCACAAGTTTGGTTAGGTTTTCAAGGGCTAATCTGGTGA
- the gatA gene encoding Asp-tRNA(Asn)/Glu-tRNA(Gln) amidotransferase subunit GatA has translation MSLHFPSVLELHKKFLSGELSPVDVVNEHLKLINNNQRTLNTFISILDDYALRRARELEEELPKYREQGTLPLLFGIPVGIKDNINFKGFGTTCASRILSGYISLYNATVVDRLLEAGAIIMGKLNMDEFAMGALGTYSFYGPVRNPVNPEYLAGGSSSGSAASVSAGEVVVSLGSDTGGSIRLPASFCGVFGLKPTYGTVSRYGLVAFASSLDQIGPIARNVEDLARTYVSIAGFDDKDSTSLNVEAPQLNTLLREIDPKEITLGYPDLVKRAQMDEEVRENFFSLLELLSKAGFKIEEVSLPHIKYSVEVYQIIANSEASSNLSRFDGIRYGFRKKEGNLDEMYSITRSEGFGEEVKRRIAIGTFALSHGYYDAYYLKALKVRRLIKNDLDEAFRKVDLILLPVAPFPAPRVDEEKDPVDLYYLDLFSIHANLAGIPSMAIPYGRTKNNLPLGFQVEGQVLSEPLIFNFAYYFEKNFI, from the coding sequence ATGTCGCTGCATTTTCCTTCTGTATTGGAATTACATAAGAAGTTCCTATCTGGTGAGCTGAGTCCCGTTGATGTTGTAAATGAGCATCTTAAACTCATTAACAATAATCAGCGTACTTTAAATACTTTTATTAGTATTTTAGATGACTACGCACTCCGCAGGGCAAGAGAGCTGGAGGAGGAATTACCGAAGTATAGAGAGCAAGGCACATTGCCACTCCTTTTTGGCATTCCCGTGGGCATAAAAGATAATATTAATTTTAAGGGTTTTGGAACCACTTGCGCATCAAGAATTCTTTCCGGATATATCTCTCTCTACAATGCTACCGTTGTAGATCGTTTACTTGAGGCCGGTGCAATCATTATGGGAAAGCTTAACATGGATGAATTTGCTATGGGTGCCCTTGGTACCTATTCTTTCTATGGTCCAGTAAGGAATCCAGTAAATCCTGAATATCTTGCTGGTGGTTCATCCAGTGGTTCTGCTGCCAGCGTTTCTGCTGGTGAAGTTGTGGTTTCTCTCGGATCTGATACTGGGGGTTCGATTAGGCTTCCTGCATCTTTTTGTGGTGTTTTTGGATTAAAACCTACTTATGGGACTGTATCTCGGTATGGTCTTGTTGCCTTTGCGTCTTCCCTTGACCAGATAGGTCCCATTGCCAGAAATGTGGAAGACCTTGCCAGAACTTATGTTTCTATAGCGGGCTTTGATGATAAGGATTCTACTTCACTAAATGTAGAAGCTCCGCAGTTGAATACACTCCTCAGGGAAATTGATCCGAAAGAGATAACTTTGGGATATCCTGACCTTGTTAAACGTGCTCAAATGGATGAAGAGGTCAGAGAAAATTTTTTCAGTTTGCTGGAATTGCTTTCTAAGGCTGGATTTAAAATTGAGGAAGTTTCTTTACCCCACATAAAATACTCCGTAGAGGTATATCAGATTATTGCAAACAGCGAGGCTTCCTCTAATTTATCAAGGTTTGACGGAATTCGCTATGGATTTAGGAAGAAGGAAGGGAATCTGGATGAGATGTACAGTATAACAAGAAGCGAGGGGTTTGGAGAAGAGGTAAAAAGAAGGATTGCGATTGGAACCTTTGCTCTTTCCCATGGATACTATGATGCCTACTATTTAAAAGCGTTAAAAGTCAGAAGATTAATTAAGAACGATCTTGATGAGGCGTTTAGAAAAGTCGATTTGATTCTTTTACCTGTCGCTCCATTTCCTGCCCCGAGAGTGGATGAAGAAAAGGACCCGGTTGACCTCTATTACCTTGATCTATTTTCCATACATGCTAATTTGGCTGGTATACCTTCAATGGCTATACCTTATGGAAGGACGAAAAATAACCTGCCCCTCGGATTTCAGGTAGAGGGGCAGGTGCTTTCAGAACCTTTGATTTTCAATTTCGCCTATTATTTTGAAAAGAACTTTATTTAG
- a CDS encoding aldehyde ferredoxin oxidoreductase family protein gives MKGYAGKILRINLTTKEIKTEPLKEEFARKYIGGVGFGAKILYDEVPAKADPLGPDNKLIITPGNLVATGLPTMSKTALNFKSPLTGGYGRAMVGAYLGEELKKAGYDCLIIEGTSDKPVYILIEDDKVEIKDASDLWGTLTSEAHKKLQERHGKVRTGIIGPAGEKLSKISEVDFEERQAARAGVGAVMGSKKLKAIAVKGTKEIEYYDKNMLKELILKWGKIIKEHPATEADMKYGSGEFYEWVNKERGTFPSLNWRYGYMPVYDQLKEGEKSHLDPYYWAPKYTVKNRPCPHCTKPCGRYIKITDGKYAGTEVEGVEYEVLYSLGGVLGIDDIGAVAKMNKLCDDYGLDAISAGVTLAWAMECYELGLLTKEDTDGLDLKFGNDEAAVKAIEMMGKKEGKLGELLFNGSKEAAEKLGKDSWKYAVHIKGLELPAYDIRGLKGVALAFAVSTRGGCHLTGGAYGIELTGKWWKMSNVDRTKGEWKGFEIKTLEDLMTIYDATGACKFSRHMFFIEGFPEMFKAVTGWDISEEELWVAGERIYNITKMFNVREGFSRKDDHLPWKVMNAPIPAGPSKGLYVSEEEFNRMLDEYYIARGWSKEGIPTKAKLSQLGLQDLAEEPFAAGI, from the coding sequence ATGAAAGGGTATGCGGGGAAAATTCTGAGAATAAATCTCACTACAAAAGAGATAAAAACTGAACCCCTGAAAGAAGAGTTTGCAAGGAAATACATTGGCGGAGTAGGGTTCGGTGCAAAAATACTTTATGATGAAGTTCCCGCAAAAGCAGATCCCCTTGGTCCAGATAACAAACTCATTATAACCCCGGGAAACCTTGTAGCCACTGGCCTTCCAACTATGTCAAAAACTGCCCTGAATTTCAAATCACCTTTAACCGGTGGTTATGGTAGAGCCATGGTAGGTGCATATCTGGGCGAAGAACTCAAAAAAGCAGGCTACGACTGCCTTATTATTGAAGGTACTTCAGACAAACCTGTTTACATTTTAATTGAGGACGACAAAGTAGAAATTAAGGATGCCAGTGATTTGTGGGGGACTCTGACCAGTGAGGCTCATAAAAAGCTGCAGGAAAGGCATGGAAAGGTGCGGACCGGTATTATCGGACCTGCAGGTGAAAAGCTCTCCAAAATCTCTGAAGTAGATTTTGAAGAAAGGCAGGCAGCCCGTGCAGGTGTTGGTGCTGTAATGGGCTCAAAGAAGCTGAAGGCCATTGCTGTAAAAGGCACTAAGGAAATCGAATACTACGACAAAAACATGCTAAAAGAGCTAATCCTGAAATGGGGTAAAATAATCAAAGAGCATCCTGCTACTGAAGCCGACATGAAGTATGGAAGCGGTGAGTTCTACGAGTGGGTCAACAAAGAAAGAGGAACATTCCCATCTCTAAACTGGAGATACGGCTATATGCCTGTTTACGACCAGCTAAAGGAAGGCGAAAAGTCTCACCTTGACCCGTATTACTGGGCCCCAAAATACACAGTTAAAAACAGGCCCTGTCCACACTGCACCAAACCCTGTGGAAGATACATAAAGATAACCGACGGAAAATATGCAGGCACAGAGGTAGAAGGAGTTGAATATGAGGTACTCTACTCCCTTGGTGGGGTCTTGGGCATAGATGATATTGGTGCTGTCGCAAAAATGAACAAGCTCTGCGACGATTACGGGCTTGATGCCATTTCCGCCGGTGTCACACTGGCCTGGGCAATGGAATGCTATGAACTCGGCCTTTTGACAAAGGAAGATACCGACGGACTGGATTTGAAGTTTGGTAATGACGAAGCAGCAGTTAAGGCTATTGAAATGATGGGAAAAAAGGAAGGAAAACTCGGCGAGCTGCTCTTTAACGGTTCGAAGGAAGCAGCTGAAAAACTTGGAAAGGATTCTTGGAAATATGCGGTCCATATAAAAGGACTTGAATTACCAGCTTATGATATAAGGGGATTAAAGGGTGTTGCGCTTGCCTTTGCAGTATCAACAAGGGGCGGTTGCCATTTAACGGGTGGCGCTTACGGAATTGAACTTACCGGAAAATGGTGGAAGATGTCAAATGTTGACAGAACCAAAGGTGAGTGGAAAGGTTTTGAAATAAAAACCTTAGAAGATCTGATGACCATTTATGACGCCACAGGTGCCTGCAAATTCTCAAGACATATGTTCTTCATTGAGGGCTTCCCCGAGATGTTTAAGGCCGTAACAGGTTGGGATATAAGTGAAGAAGAACTCTGGGTTGCTGGTGAAAGGATTTACAATATAACAAAAATGTTCAATGTGAGAGAGGGATTTTCAAGGAAGGACGATCATCTTCCATGGAAGGTCATGAATGCTCCAATTCCTGCCGGTCCTTCAAAAGGGCTTTATGTGTCTGAGGAAGAATTTAACAGAATGCTCGACGAATACTACATTGCAAGAGGATGGTCCAAAGAGGGAATTCCTACAAAAGCGAAGCTCTCTCAACTTGGTCTTCAAGATCTCGCTGAAGAACCCTTTGCAGCGGGAATATAA